The genomic window GTATATTTTCTGGCGTACAGCCAACTGGCAATTTGCATCTGGGCAATTATCTGGGGGCGATTTGCGCTTGGGTTGATATGCAACACCAATATGAAAGCTTGTTTTGTATCGTAGATTTGCATGCTATCACCGTTCCACAAGATCCAGTAAAATTAAGAGCGGCGGTTTGTGAGACAGCGGCGGCTTACATCGCTTGCGGTATAGATCCGGTAAAAAATATAATATTTCCGCAATCATCGGTAATAGAACATAGTGAGCTTGCTTGGATACTTTCCTGTAACACTCCTATCGGTTGGCTTAACCGGATGACTCAATTTAAGGATAAAGCTGGTAAAAATAAGGAAAAAGCACCGCTCGGTCTTTATTCTTATCCGGTACTTATGGCCGCTGATGTGCTGCTGTATAAAACTACCCATGTGCCAGTGGGTGAGGATCAGAAGCAGCATATTGAGCTGGCGCGCGACATCGCCGGAGCTTTTAACCGTAATTACAATACAGAATATTTCCCTTTTCCTGAGCCGATTATTCAGCAACAGGCGGCAAGAATCATGAGCTTGCGTGATGGAACAAAAAAAATGAGTAAATCTGATGAGTCGGAATATTCCCGTATCGCTCTTACCGATGACGCTGATACTATCGCTCTTAAAATTCGTAAAGCGAAGTCAGATATGGTAGAAGGTATGAGCTTTGATGAATCACGTCCTGAAGCAAGTAATCTGCTTGGGATTTACGCCGCCCTTAAAGGAATTAGTAATGAGAAAGCGGCTGATGAGTGCGCTAGCCTCAACTTTGCTGATTTCAAGAAAGAGCTTACTGAAGTCGCGGTTGAACATCTTGCTCCGATAAGCAAAAAAATGCGTGAGATACTTAATTCACCTGACTATATAGACCAAGTTTTAAGCGATGGGATGGCAAGAGCAAAGGTTATCGCCGCTAAAACCATGTCAGAAGTGCGTGACATGGTAGGTTTTTTAGATTTGAAATAAGATAATACTTGTTTTATTAGTGATATTAATTAAAATAACTTAATTAATATAGTTTTAGCACTAAGGGATAATTATGGGATTCGTGGATAGAGTACGCGAAGCGGAAAATAACAAAAATAACGATGATAAAAAATATCATGTAGAATTCGCTAAAAACAAAACCCCATTACCTGCTGCTTTGAGTAATGAAGCAAAAGAGCTTTTAAGAGGAGCAGTGCTAGAGGATAACACCGAAATACCCAACCGTTCAAAAAATTTGCCAGAATATACTCTGGTTTTTAATAAACTAATTGTGAATAAAAACGACAATAACGCTACAAAATTTTTCGTAAAAGATAAAGATAACAACAAGCTGGAAACTATACCAGTAATAGAAGAGAAATTAGGTATAAAACTAACCCCAAGTGTCCGCAGCGCTATCCTTGAAAGAAATGATGTTAAGGAAGACAGAGAGTTTAAGGCGGTATATGAGTTATCGCGAACTGACGCTGAAAAGCTATTTGAGCATGGTATACCTGTTGTGACATATCATAAAGAGTCAAATAGAGATAGTGTTGTAGTAAAAGACAACGTAACTCAAAAAAACAAAAAAGTGGAATCCGGAAGACCACTTGAAGGTATCAGAAAAAACGCTATAAAAGAGGCTCTTTCTGTTTCTCATTCTCTGAGCGTATGATCTAAGTTTTTACTGGTTAACACCTGTGGACAAATACAATAAAAAATACTTTGCTATAGCCAGCAAAAGGTACTAATTGTGTCACCTGCTATTTTAGCCCGATACATTTGATTTTTTATATCCTAAGGAGATTGTAAGTGAAACCATCAGTTAAGCCAAATAATCCATGTTTTTCCTCTGGTCCTTGCGCTAAACGTCCAAATTGGTCGCTGGACGTTCTTAAAGATACTACGCTCGGTCGTTCCCACCGTGCTAAAATTGGAAAATCTAAATTGGCTGAGGTAATTGAGCGCAGCAAAAAACTACTTAAAATGCCTGATGATTATATTCTTGGGATAGTGCCAGCTTCAGATACAGGAGCTTTTGAGATGGCGATGTGGTCAATGCTCGGCGCGCGTGGCGTTGATGTTTTCGCCTGGGAAAGCTTTGGTTCCGGCTGGGCATCAGATTGTAAGAGCCAGTTAAAACTAGGCGACCTTAATATATATAAGGCTGATTATGGAAAATTGCCTGATCTAAGCAAAGCGAATTGGGATAATGACGTAGTATTTACTTGGAACGGCACAACTTCGGGGGTTTGTGTGCCGGATGCTGACTGGATATCTGCGGATAGAAAAGGTCTTGCTATATGTGACGCGACATCGGCGGTTTTCGCTATGGATATGGATTGGAGTAAACTAGATGTTGTTACATGGTCATGGCAGAAAGCGCTAGGAGGAGAGGGGGCGCATGGTATGATCGCCCTATCACCAAGAGCTGTTGAGCGCTTAGAAAGCTATACACCAGCATGGCCACTACCAAAAATTTTCCGACTTACTAAGGGAGGCAAGTTGATTAAAGGAATTTTTGAGGGAGCTACCATCAACACTCCATCAATGCTTTGCGTTGAGGATGTTTTGGACGCTCTTAATTGGGCTGAGTCAGTTGGCGGGCTTGATGCTCTTATATCTCGTTCTAATGGTAATTTACAGGTAATAACCGATTGGATAGAAAAATCTAACTGGGCTAATTTTTTAGCTGAAGAGGAAAACACGCGTTCTTGTACTTCCATATGTATTAAAATAACTGATAGCTGGTTTGCCTCTTTAAGTGATGAAGAGCAGGCGCAAACCGCTAAGAAAATAGCCTCTCTTTTAGAAAAAGAAAGTGTCGCTTATGACATTGGAGCTTATCGTGACGCGCCTGCTGGTCTGCGTATCTGGGGCGGGGCGACTGTTGAGAAATCTGATATTAAAACTTTGACATCTTGGCTTGACTGGGCGTACTCTGAGGTAAAAAATATTGCCGCTAACGCTGCTTAGAGGATTATCCGTGCATCCTATAGCTAAAGCGATATTACTTATTTTATTTTTGTTCATAATAACTATAGTTATCGGACATTTTAGTAATAGTATAAGGTAGTGAGATACTAGTCTAAAAATAATTAAAAATATGAGTCTAATTAGAAAGAGAGATATAGAAAATGCCAAAAGTTTTGATCGCCGATAAATTATCACCACAAGCAATTGATGTATTCAAACAAAGAGGAGTGGAGGCTGATGTTAAGACTGGTCTTACGCCAGAGGAAATTATTAAAATAATTGGTGATTATGATGGTCTTGCTGTGCGTTCCGCTACCAAAGCTACCGCTGAACTGATTAAAGCTGGCAAAAATCTAAAAGTTATTGGACGTGCTGGTATAGGGGTTGATAATGTTGATATTCCAGCCGCTACCGCAAATGGCATTGTTGTAATGAATACACCATTTGGTAATTCAGTTACTACCGCCGAGCATACAATATCTCTTATGATGTCAGTAGCGCGCATGATTCCACAAGCGAATGCTTCTACTCATGCTGGAAAATGGGAAAAAAGCGCGTTTATGGGAGTTGAGCTTTCTGGCAAGACTCTAGGTTTAATCGGAGCTGGTAATATTGGTTCTATCGTGGCTGACCGTGCGCAAGGTCTTAAGATGAGTGTAATAGCTTACGATCCATTTTTATCTAACGAAAGAGCTACAGCCTTAAACATAAGGAAAGTAGAGCTTGATGAATTACTTGGTGAGGCTGATTTTATCACCCTACATACACCACTTACCGATAGCACTAAAAATATCTTAAACAAAGACACTTTGGCAAAATGCAAAAAAGGCGTGCGTATTATCAATTGCGCGCGTGGTGGTTTGGTAAATGAGGCTGATTTGAAAGAGGCGATTGAAAATGGTCATGTCGCGGGAGCCGCTCTTGACGTATTTGAGAAGGAGCCAGCTAAAGAAAATACCTTATTTGGCATGAAAGAGGTTATATGTACACCGCATCTTGGAGCTTCTACCACTGAGGCACAAGAAAATGTAGCGGTTCAGGTCGCTGAGCAAATGTCTGATTATTTGGTAAAAGGCGCTGTAACCAACGCTCTTAATATACCTTCAATGTCAGCGGAGGACGCTCTTAAGCTTAAACCTTATCTTAAACTGGTTGATCAACTTGGTAGCTTTGCCGGACAGCTTGCCGAGAGTGGCTTAAAAGAGGTAAAAATTGAGTATGAGGGAAAAGCTGGAAAATTAAATACTAAACCACTTAGCGCTGTCGCCTTAAAAGGTCTGCTTTCACCGTTGGTGGAGGGAGTGAATATGGTAAACGCGCCGGTAATAGCGCAAGAAAGAGGAATTAGCGTAAGCTCTACGAGTCATGATAAAACTGGAGACTATCAAACTCTGGTGCGTATCACTATTATTTGTGAGGAAAATACTATCACCATCGCCGGAACATTATTTGCCGATAAACCAAGAATAGTAGAAGTGGCGGGAATCAAGCTAGAAGCTGGTCTTGGTACTAAGAATCTATACGTTAATAATGATGATAAACCTGGTTTTATCGGGGATTTGGGTACTGTTCTTGGTTCAGCGGGAATAAATATAGCCTACTTCCATCTAGGGCGTAATGAAGAATTGAAGGAAGCTATAGCGCTTGTTGAGATAGATCAATCAATATCAGAAGAACTTCTCGCTAAGATAAATAATTTGTCTAGTGTTAGAAAAGCAAAAAGCATAACATTTTGACTATAAATATAAAAATGAGAAAAATTATAACTTATAACTTTTTTTTGACATTTTTCATAATGTGTATATCAGCGCTAATTATGGGAATTAGCTCCATTAGTTTATTTTTTTTATTTAAGGCAAATTTTGAGTTTATATATAAGCATGGAAGAGACGCTATCATGGATGGTGCTTTAAGGCAGTTATTAGAACTATGTTTTTATAGTATAATCAGTATGTTATCTTATATAGTTTTCAAGAGTTGTGAACGGGTATCAGTAGATAAAATATTAAAATAGATTATTAATATACTAGGATTGTGACCAAAAGCCTATATTATCATTATTAATCAATTGATTAAATGATAAACTTTATTCAATAAATAATTTATATAAGTTTTTTATAAATTAGGAGTTTGTTAAGCCTTTATATGTAAATATTATATATTGGAATTTAACTTTTTTTTATAAAAATCATGGAAAAAAAGATATTAATAGTAGAAGATAACGAGTTGAACTTGAAGCTTTTTCGTGATCTTTTGACCGCCCATAACTATAAAATTATAGAGACCAAAGATGGTATGGAGGCGATCTCTCTCGCTCGTAGTGAGAGTCCTGATTTAATACTTATGGATATACAACTTCCAGAAATTTCTGGTCTTGATATAACTAGGCGCTTGAAATCTGATGAGTCAGTTGCCGGAATTCCAATAGTCGCGGTTACCGCTTTCGCCATGAAAGATGATGAGGAGAAAATCCTCGCTGCTGGCTGTGAGGCGTATGTTTCTAAGCCTATTTCTATAGTGCCCTTTTTGAATACAGTAAGAAGGTTTTTGGGTGAAAAGGAACTATCTGATTAGTTATGACAGCACAAATTTTAGTAGTTGATGATATACCGGCCAATATTAAGCTGTTAGAGGCTAAACTTACCAGTGAGTATTATGATGTAATAGCTGCCGTTGACGGGTTTGAGGCAATAAAAAAAGTTAAGGCACATAAGCCTGACCTTATATTACTTGATGTTATGATGCCGGAAATGGATGGGTTTGAGGTATGTACAAAACTCAAAGCAGATCCAGAAATAAGTCATATACCGGTGGTAATGGTAACCGCTCTTTCAGAAAAATCAGATAGGCTAAAAGGTCTTGAAGCTGGTGCCGATGATTTTATTACCAAGCCAATTGATGATACCGTATTGCTTGCCCGTGTAAAATCTTTGATAAGAATAAAAACATTACTTGATGAGTTGCGCTTGCGTGATGCGACAGGTGTACAAATGGGAGCGGCATCAGGTAGTGATAATAATTTTATAGAGGATGTTTCTGGTTCAAAAATTTTGTTAATTGATGATGATGAGATTCAGTCAAAGAGTATTTTATCAAAGCTAGAAGAAACATATGAAGCTCATCTAGAGGATAATGTTGATAATGCTGTATCGGTAGCTGTGGCAGGGAAATTTGATGTTATTTTAATTAGTACTTTATTAAATGATATGGATGGTCTGCGCTTGGCATCTCATATTAAAAGCACTGAGGAAACTAGAAACACGCCAATAATAGTATTAGTTGATGAAGACGAGAAACATATCATGCTTAAAGCCCTTGATATGGGAATTAGTGATTATTTAGTTGTTCCAATAGATAAAAATGAAATGGCGGTGAGGATAAAAACTCAAGTTAGGCGTAAACATTATCAGGACGCTCTTAAGGAGCAGTACAAACAAAGCGTATCTATGGCGCTTACAGATGGTCTTACTGGTTTATATAATCGTCACTATCTAAACACTCACTTAGAAAATATGGTAAGGCAAGCCAGTAAGAACGGTAAAAAACTTGCTCTTATGATAATGGATATGGATCATTTCAAACAAGTAAATGACAATTATGGGCATGATGCTGGTGATATGGTGCTTAAACAATTGGCGGATATAATATTAAACGCAGCCCGTTCTACCGATTTAGCCGCACGCTTTGGTGGAGAGGAATTTGTGGTTCTAATGCCAGAGACTGATGAAAACTCAGCGCTTGGTGTCGCCAGTCGTATGCGAGAAACAGTGGAGAAAACAAAATTTGCTATTGATGGCGATGGCAATACTATAGATAAAACAATCAGCATAGGGATAGCCAACCTTCTTGAAACTGGTGATAGCTCTAAAGGGCTATTAAAAAGGGCTGATGAGGCGTTATATTTGGCAAAAAATAGTGGAAGAAATCAGGTTAAGGTAGCGGTTAAACCGGTACCGTCCGGCTGGTAATATTTTTTATAAAACAAATTTAGCGACTACCGGAGCGTGGTCAGATGGCTTATCAAGAGAGCGTAATTTTTTCTCAACCCAGTATCTATCCAGCTTATCAACCGCTTGCGGTGATAGTAACAGATGATCTATCCTGAGGCCATTATCAGATGCAAAGGCATTAGCGCGATAATCCCACCAGCTATACTCGCTATTTCCATCCCACTTGCTAGCGCGACAAGCGTCATAAACACCAAGAGCCAGTATTTTTCTTAATCTACTTCTTACCTCATAGTGGGTAAGCACACTGTCTTTCCATTTCTCAGGAGAATGTACATCTCTGTCATCTGGCGCGATATTATAATCTCCACCAATAACAAAAGACTCACCATAACTAAGTAAAGTCTTGCTATGTTCGTATAAACTATCCAGAAAACCCAGCTTATAGATAAATTTATCGGAAGTTATTTCTTGACCATTCGGCACATACACTGAGGCAACCCTAAATACTCCACATGGTGTAGTAGTAACCGCTTCTATATATCTAGCTTGTTTATCAACTTCCTCAGCTTGAGATTTTTCAGGCAAACCACGCTCTACATCATCAAGCGGAAATTTTGAGAGAATAGCTACTCCGTTGTAACTTTTCTCACCATGAATCGCGATATTATAACCAACTTCCTCAATCTCCATAGCTGGAAACATATCGTCAGTACATTTTAATTCCTGTAGTAACACTATATCTGGACTGTCATTTTTTAGCCAGTCAAGCAGATGAGAAAGACGAGAACGCACGGAATTAACATTCCAACTAGCTATTGAAATGTTTTTTTTATCATTCATAAATTTATAGAAAAACTATTGCCACAGCCACATTTAGAGGTGGCATTCGGGTTTTTTATCTCAAAACCCGCTTGCGCTAAATCTTCAGTGTAATCAAGCACTGAATTTTTAAGAATACCTGCTGACACATCATCTATAACAACCTCAGCGCCAAAATTAGAGATTACAATATCACAATCCTCCGGCACGTTATCATCAAGGTCAAACTTATATTGAAAACCAGAACACCCTCCACCATCAACACTTACACGAAAACGTAAGGTAGGATTATTTTCCTTCTCTTTGAGATAATTTATCCGCTGAGCCGCCGCTTGTGTGATATTAAAGTCAGAATTTGTTTGTTGAGAGTTTTCCATGTAGTTATATATGGGATAAAAAACATTCTTTCGCAAGTGTGTTTTACTACTTCCTTATACCTCCAAAGGTTTTTTTAGCTTCTTCTTCGAATCTTTTTTGCCACTCTTTTGACCTTTGTCCTTCATTGCTAACTCCAATTTTATGTATAATATGGTCAATATTATTCTCATCAGGTTTAGGTGTTGACATAGATTGCCTATATTTAGCAATAACATTTCGCAATTTATCTTGTACAGTATCACCTAGTTTTTCCTCATTTACGAGAGTCTTGCCTTCTAGAAAATCTTTTATTTCAGTTTGTACAACTTCATTTCTTAAAGATGACTCCGTAAATTTGTTTCTTTGCTCTATATACCACTGTAATGCGTCCATCTCTTCTTCTGTAGGTTTCCCATCTTTCATGTTAATTATCCTTATAATTAAATTAGCTTAAATTAAAGTGTAGCAGCTTATTTTTTAATGAAAAGTTAAATTTTGTTAGTGTTTATTTTTTTTATTTCCTTGCAATAATGGATAATATTCTTTATTTTCAAGTAGATATGATAAAAAATACTAACAATTTTACTCTTTATGCCTGCAACCCATTAAAAACTCGTGGTCGGCTCTATAAAGAAGAGGAGAGTAGTTCCCGTTCACCGTTTCAGCGGGATAGGGATAGGATAATCCATTCTACCGCCTTTCGCCGCCTTGAATATAAAACACAAGTATTCGTAAACCATGAGGGAGATCACTATCGTAACCGTCTGACCCATAGCCTTGAGGTATCACAGCTTGCTCGTTCAATGAGCCGTTCGCTAGGGCTTGACGAGGATCTAGCGGAAGCTCTCGCTCTTGCTCATGATCTAGGGCACACACCATTTGGCCACGCTGGTGAGGATGCTCTAAGTGAGGCGATGCGACCATATGGTGGTTTTGATCATAATGCTCACACTATTCGTATACTCACCT from Rickettsiales bacterium includes these protein-coding regions:
- the xth gene encoding exodeoxyribonuclease III, with protein sequence MNDKKNISIASWNVNSVRSRLSHLLDWLKNDSPDIVLLQELKCTDDMFPAMEIEEVGYNIAIHGEKSYNGVAILSKFPLDDVERGLPEKSQAEEVDKQARYIEAVTTTPCGVFRVASVYVPNGQEITSDKFIYKLGFLDSLYEHSKTLLSYGESFVIGGDYNIAPDDRDVHSPEKWKDSVLTHYEVRSRLRKILALGVYDACRASKWDGNSEYSWWDYRANAFASDNGLRIDHLLLSPQAVDKLDRYWVEKKLRSLDKPSDHAPVVAKFVL
- a CDS encoding response regulator yields the protein MEKKILIVEDNELNLKLFRDLLTAHNYKIIETKDGMEAISLARSESPDLILMDIQLPEISGLDITRRLKSDESVAGIPIVAVTAFAMKDDEEKILAAGCEAYVSKPISIVPFLNTVRRFLGEKELSD
- a CDS encoding PleD family two-component system response regulator, which translates into the protein MTAQILVVDDIPANIKLLEAKLTSEYYDVIAAVDGFEAIKKVKAHKPDLILLDVMMPEMDGFEVCTKLKADPEISHIPVVMVTALSEKSDRLKGLEAGADDFITKPIDDTVLLARVKSLIRIKTLLDELRLRDATGVQMGAASGSDNNFIEDVSGSKILLIDDDEIQSKSILSKLEETYEAHLEDNVDNAVSVAVAGKFDVILISTLLNDMDGLRLASHIKSTEETRNTPIIVLVDEDEKHIMLKALDMGISDYLVVPIDKNEMAVRIKTQVRRKHYQDALKEQYKQSVSMALTDGLTGLYNRHYLNTHLENMVRQASKNGKKLALMIMDMDHFKQVNDNYGHDAGDMVLKQLADIILNAARSTDLAARFGGEEFVVLMPETDENSALGVASRMRETVEKTKFAIDGDGNTIDKTISIGIANLLETGDSSKGLLKRADEALYLAKNSGRNQVKVAVKPVPSGW
- a CDS encoding phosphoserine transaminase, whose product is MKPSVKPNNPCFSSGPCAKRPNWSLDVLKDTTLGRSHRAKIGKSKLAEVIERSKKLLKMPDDYILGIVPASDTGAFEMAMWSMLGARGVDVFAWESFGSGWASDCKSQLKLGDLNIYKADYGKLPDLSKANWDNDVVFTWNGTTSGVCVPDADWISADRKGLAICDATSAVFAMDMDWSKLDVVTWSWQKALGGEGAHGMIALSPRAVERLESYTPAWPLPKIFRLTKGGKLIKGIFEGATINTPSMLCVEDVLDALNWAESVGGLDALISRSNGNLQVITDWIEKSNWANFLAEEENTRSCTSICIKITDSWFASLSDEEQAQTAKKIASLLEKESVAYDIGAYRDAPAGLRIWGGATVEKSDIKTLTSWLDWAYSEVKNIAANAA
- the trpS gene encoding tryptophan--tRNA ligase, encoding MVDSQTHNRIFSGVQPTGNLHLGNYLGAICAWVDMQHQYESLFCIVDLHAITVPQDPVKLRAAVCETAAAYIACGIDPVKNIIFPQSSVIEHSELAWILSCNTPIGWLNRMTQFKDKAGKNKEKAPLGLYSYPVLMAADVLLYKTTHVPVGEDQKQHIELARDIAGAFNRNYNTEYFPFPEPIIQQQAARIMSLRDGTKKMSKSDESEYSRIALTDDADTIALKIRKAKSDMVEGMSFDESRPEASNLLGIYAALKGISNEKAADECASLNFADFKKELTEVAVEHLAPISKKMREILNSPDYIDQVLSDGMARAKVIAAKTMSEVRDMVGFLDLK
- the erpA gene encoding iron-sulfur cluster insertion protein ErpA, whose amino-acid sequence is MENSQQTNSDFNITQAAAQRINYLKEKENNPTLRFRVSVDGGGCSGFQYKFDLDDNVPEDCDIVISNFGAEVVIDDVSAGILKNSVLDYTEDLAQAGFEIKNPNATSKCGCGNSFSINL
- the serA gene encoding phosphoglycerate dehydrogenase — encoded protein: MPKVLIADKLSPQAIDVFKQRGVEADVKTGLTPEEIIKIIGDYDGLAVRSATKATAELIKAGKNLKVIGRAGIGVDNVDIPAATANGIVVMNTPFGNSVTTAEHTISLMMSVARMIPQANASTHAGKWEKSAFMGVELSGKTLGLIGAGNIGSIVADRAQGLKMSVIAYDPFLSNERATALNIRKVELDELLGEADFITLHTPLTDSTKNILNKDTLAKCKKGVRIINCARGGLVNEADLKEAIENGHVAGAALDVFEKEPAKENTLFGMKEVICTPHLGASTTEAQENVAVQVAEQMSDYLVKGAVTNALNIPSMSAEDALKLKPYLKLVDQLGSFAGQLAESGLKEVKIEYEGKAGKLNTKPLSAVALKGLLSPLVEGVNMVNAPVIAQERGISVSSTSHDKTGDYQTLVRITIICEENTITIAGTLFADKPRIVEVAGIKLEAGLGTKNLYVNNDDKPGFIGDLGTVLGSAGINIAYFHLGRNEELKEAIALVEIDQSISEELLAKINNLSSVRKAKSITF